A genomic window from Candidatus Andeanibacterium colombiense includes:
- the wecC gene encoding UDP-N-acetyl-D-mannosamine dehydrogenase: MRATAPKVCMVGLGYIGLPTAAVIARSGMKVLGVDITQHVVDTINRGEIHIEEVDLDALVQAVVRSGNLTASTSIAPADVFVIAVPTPFEKDGHHTPDISYVLAATREVARVIKPGDTVILESTSPVGTTEAMRDVIAAERPDLKLPGVAAYPEIAIAYCPERVLPGKILEELIHNDRSIGGITPHCAEQAAAFYQRFVRGECIVTDARSAEMTKLVENAYRDVNIAFANELSIVADAMGLDVWEVIKLANRHPRVNILQPGPGVGGHCIAVDPWFIVHGAREQTPLIQTARGVNDGKIRHVIAQASALIDAAPGEKIACLGLAFKANIDDFRESPARLVSATLARKYGARIHVVEPHTEELPIEYGGTGASKIDLETALKTCGVLIVLVDHDAFKAVPLEKRRAKKVYDTRGIWPDQPKPVEAGEELRKSA, from the coding sequence ATGCGCGCAACGGCACCTAAAGTATGTATGGTCGGGCTAGGCTATATCGGCCTGCCCACCGCGGCGGTGATCGCGCGCTCGGGCATGAAGGTGCTTGGGGTCGATATAACCCAGCATGTGGTCGATACGATCAACCGCGGCGAAATCCATATCGAGGAAGTCGATCTCGACGCGCTGGTTCAGGCTGTGGTCCGCAGCGGGAACCTGACGGCGAGCACCTCAATCGCCCCGGCCGACGTATTCGTGATCGCGGTCCCGACGCCGTTCGAGAAGGACGGGCACCACACGCCCGACATTTCCTATGTCCTCGCCGCGACCCGAGAAGTCGCCAGGGTGATCAAGCCGGGCGACACGGTGATCCTCGAATCGACCTCGCCGGTCGGCACCACCGAAGCGATGCGCGACGTGATTGCTGCCGAACGCCCGGATCTCAAATTGCCCGGCGTGGCGGCCTATCCCGAAATTGCGATCGCCTACTGCCCCGAGCGCGTGCTGCCGGGGAAGATCCTCGAGGAACTGATCCATAACGACCGTTCGATCGGGGGGATCACGCCACATTGCGCGGAGCAGGCGGCGGCGTTCTACCAGCGCTTCGTGCGCGGCGAATGCATCGTCACCGATGCCCGCAGCGCCGAGATGACCAAGCTGGTCGAAAACGCCTATCGCGACGTCAACATCGCCTTCGCCAACGAACTGTCGATCGTCGCCGATGCGATGGGGCTGGACGTGTGGGAAGTGATTAAGCTCGCCAACCGCCATCCGCGCGTCAACATCCTCCAGCCGGGCCCCGGCGTCGGCGGGCACTGCATCGCGGTCGATCCGTGGTTCATCGTCCACGGCGCGCGCGAGCAGACCCCGCTGATCCAGACCGCGCGCGGAGTGAACGACGGCAAGATTCGCCACGTGATCGCACAGGCCAGCGCGCTGATCGACGCCGCGCCGGGCGAGAAAATCGCCTGCCTCGGCCTCGCCTTCAAGGCCAATATCGACGATTTCCGCGAAAGCCCCGCGCGGCTGGTCTCCGCCACGCTCGCGCGCAAATACGGCGCGCGCATCCATGTGGTGGAACCGCATACCGAGGAACTGCCGATCGAATACGGCGGCACCGGCGCGAGTAAGATCGATCTCGAAACCGCGCTGAAGACCTGCGGCGTGCTGATCGTGCTGGTCGATCACGATGCGTTCAAGGCGGTCCCGCTCGAGAAGCGCCGGGCCAAGAAGGTCTACGATACGCGCGGCATCTGGCCCGACCAGCCGAAACCGGTCGAAGCCGGGGAAGAATTGCGCAAGTCGGCCTGA